CAATTAACAAAAACCTCCCTCTGGAGAATGTCTTTTGATATTTCTAGAAGTTACCCTCTGGGAAACGCTACATCTCGGCAGGTTTGAGCCTGGCTCTCCTAGGCAGATAGTgttacaaaaacaacaacagaaatcTGTAGGCCTAAAGATGGCCAGCAGATGGAATAGAGTTGCAGTTTAATCCACTGGCATCTATCCAACTTTTTTAACACCCACTTCAGAGTACAGTGAAAAGTTTGGAATGAAAATTACAAACATAACAGTAAAAATGTCTGGAATTCCCTCGCTTGGTTAATAGTGAACAGTTTGCTCTGTTAGTGAAACAGTTTAGTGAAAAGGTATGCATTTACACTAATCATCATTAATGCAGAAGTTCATGCTCTGCTACTCCACAGACTCCAATTAAAAACAGCGGAACATGACacgcacacatcacacaccccaaGGCATGGCCCCTAAAGGATGCAAAACATCTATCTACCATTTTTGACTTTCTTGTGAGGTAGGACTAATTCCAATGCAAATGAAATGTGTGATTTGCATAGCCAACTCTTAAATCATTTGTCCTACTTATGCATGTACTAAATCAAACAGATCAATATTTGTTAATACTTTATTTCCACAGTAACCTGTATGTTTATAGTTGAATGTCCATAGTGATGTGGGTCTTTGCAGTTCAATGCAGTTGTTGTTTTCCCTAATTCTAAACACTTTCTGATAAATAGTACTTGTGACACAGAAACAGCAAAGCAAGCTATACAATTGGCATAATATGATCGTAAATTCTATTGCTTGTCTATACTGGCTGAATATCTGAGAGTGGCCTATTTAAAGACAAGCTATTGTGGAGTGAGTTGACTATCATATATGTACGGTGTCCATGCTGAAACCTTTTGTAGGAAACGGAGAAACATATTGTTTTAGTGTAGGGAAGTCCACTGTCCCTGAGTTTGCGTTGCATATTTTCAACAGTTCAATAAAGAGTTAGCTACACCAGTGATTCACACACAGGTGTATTGTCAGAGTCCTGGCTATGCATGGAGCTCAGCCCCGTGTCTGAATCTTCGTCGTTCATGTCGCAGGTCTTGGACAGACCTCTGGTCTGCTCCACCCACCCACTGCTCTTCTCCAAGGAAGGCAACATGTCAGTCTCAGTGACACCAGAGTGTTCTTTATCAGCCTCGGGTAACTTTTCCTTATTTAAATTCATAGAGTGCATTTTTGCGAGCAAATCCGTTAGTTCTTTTTCTTTCGCGTCCCATAGCTCCTGGCTTAAGTCCAAATCACCCTTAACAGCCTCTAAATCCGTGTTTAAACGAAGACCAATATATAAACTGGTATCCAGCTTTGATTTGATTATCTTCCCCTCTAAAACCAAGTCGTTCTGTGATAGACTGTTCACATCTGGCTCTGGGGCGGCGGCGCCTGACTGTGCTGCCGGCTGTGGAGCCACTGCAGCTACGGGGATGTCCACAGACTCCCCAAAACGTTCTGTGTCTTTGCCCGACAGCTCATCTTGCCGTCTTTTCATCCACCTTTGGTTTAGCTCCTCCTGAATTTCACCTGTGATGCATTCCACAAGAGCCTCGCGCTCTGTCAACTCCTCCTGAAGTCGCAGGACCTCCTCGCACCTAAGAGCGTACTCCTCAAACTGCGCAATAGCCTCCGCTGAACGTGGAACGTCCTCTATTGGATCAGCCTCCACGCTCGATTCCACCATGTATGTGTCCTGCACATAATTGATACCATGTCTCTTAATTCTGTCAAAGTGCACTTTTGCCTCATACATCTCTATATCCCTATCCAACTCTTTGATCCTTTGGATCTGCTGGCGGATGGTGTGATCTTGCGAGATAACCAAGTGCACAAACGTTTCCAATTTCTCCACTGAGGATTTATCCTTGGGAAAAGTCTCTTCTCTCTTTTTGTTAATTTTGTCCAACTTTCTAAAAGCTTTTCTAACAATCCTCCGCTGCTTTTCTTGCGAGAAAGCCATTGTGGTCTTGGCTGCTCCCTTGAATACGCACGGATTGTCTTTGCTCTGAACGACTCGCGCCTCGGCGCTCCTGGGTCCGTTGTTCGGTAACGATGCCTCATTCTTCACCAACACAAACCTCACGTTTTCCTGCTCATCTCCCCAGGCGCTCCAGAGACGCAGGATTTTGGTTTTATTGGGTAACATCCTCTCAAAGCCTCTCCATTTCTCCACAATGCAGTAAGACTGGGGGGTCCCAGACTGCATCGCCGCTGACGCACCTTGTGGCAAGTTTTGGTCCTCCAGTAGAACTTTTACAACATCCGCGCAGGTGGTGCGTTTGGACAGCCCTGAGACCAGCTTCTCCTCCCGGCAGACCCATACTGATACCTTGCATTCTTCCTGCTCCATACTGGGAAGAAAAAAAACTCCAACCGAATTGCTTATCAAAGTTTCTGCTCCCCTCTCGACTCCTCGGTCCCTGTTTTCAGGCGTTAAGAGAAAAGTGTGTCACACACCTTCGTTTGGAGCTGTCCTTATTCTTATGTAGGCATGTCATCATTCTCATGAAATAATCAGCTCAGTACTTCCCTCTATGTAGGATTATTCCCGTAGCAGACTCAAGAGGCACGCTGGGAAGTTGTTCAGCAGGGGGCATTACATTATCCCCGCAGACTTCCTTTTGGAACACTGTGCGCAGAGGAGGAACGGACCTCCTTCCTCTCGGTCGGCACGCACGGCTGTGTGTACATTTCTATGCAAACACTAAAGTATACGCCCTCCGCTCGCAACGGgactctccagtgtctgttgatCACCACACTCCACACGTTTTTGTATGTAACATTACCCGTTCACTTTGTGCACATTTTACGCACCAATTTGCTTACTGTACTTTGTTCAAAAATACCATCATTCTGACCTGAAAGATTAAAAGGTGAACACATTTTAAATGGAGTGTTATATATGTCATATTAAATTAATTCAGGCAAGGGTCAGTCAGGGGCCCCCTTGTTTCACTCCATTATTTCACATCTTCATTACTTCTGATCGGTATTCTATAGAAACAAATcaagaaaaaaaaaatacaactatTCATGGAGCTGCTCAGAATATAAGTTCTCTGCCCTCAATAACACGTAGCACACTTACCATTCATCCCACTTGTCTACAGTCTTTAGGCCAAACTGACCAAACCACTCACCCGAAAGTAAATGTGAATGTGAACTAAGACCATATTTTCATAAAACAAAACAATTGTTTATCTGTGATTATTGCAGAGGTCTATTGGTGCATGGGGAttgttgtagtggtgtaataggtTAATGATCTGTCCAGAATCACAGGTTGTCATTGGTCCCGCCTGGTTTATCTTCCTCTGACCCTGACAGTGGATGACAGGCCAAGTTTGTtgatgaaataataataatacttgtGGGGGAGGGGGGCTTATATTTGTCATTGTTCAGCACCCCTGGAGCAATGAGAGCCTTGCTCTAGGGCACTGTGATATATTATAcattttttcaccttgtcggctccggTACGTCAACCTTTCGGATGcgggcccaacactctaacctcgATGCTACCTGATACACCAAATACTACATAACACCCCAGGCTGGAGGCTATAATAATGTCAGGCAGGTTATACTCCAACATCAACATGGCCAGGAGATGTATTCAAAGAGAATTGCCATATCCGGGCTCAAGGAAAAAATCATTCAAGTTAATATTTACTCTCATGTGGGTGAACCGTTGCACAGTATCACTGCTCGCGAGGCCTGGTTCTTTTGGATATAGCTCCCCCTGTTGTGCATTAAGAGTATTGTATCGTTACAGATATATCAAAGGTAGGCTAGTAAAGAAATGCAAATAC
This is a stretch of genomic DNA from Oncorhynchus nerka isolate Pitt River linkage group LG25, Oner_Uvic_2.0, whole genome shotgun sequence. It encodes these proteins:
- the LOC115108977 gene encoding ras association domain-containing protein 10-like, which translates into the protein MEQEECKVSVWVCREEKLVSGLSKRTTCADVVKVLLEDQNLPQGASAAMQSGTPQSYCIVEKWRGFERMLPNKTKILRLWSAWGDEQENVRFVLVKNEASLPNNGPRSAEARVVQSKDNPCVFKGAAKTTMAFSQEKQRRIVRKAFRKLDKINKKREETFPKDKSSVEKLETFVHLVISQDHTIRQQIQRIKELDRDIEMYEAKVHFDRIKRHGINYVQDTYMVESSVEADPIEDVPRSAEAIAQFEEYALRCEEVLRLQEELTEREALVECITGEIQEELNQRWMKRRQDELSGKDTERFGESVDIPVAAVAPQPAAQSGAAAPEPDVNSLSQNDLVLEGKIIKSKLDTSLYIGLRLNTDLEAVKGDLDLSQELWDAKEKELTDLLAKMHSMNLNKEKLPEADKEHSGVTETDMLPSLEKSSGWVEQTRGLSKTCDMNDEDSDTGLSSMHSQDSDNTPVCESLV